The Penaeus monodon isolate SGIC_2016 chromosome 5, NSTDA_Pmon_1, whole genome shotgun sequence genome window below encodes:
- the LOC119572931 gene encoding protein spaetzle-like — translation MALRYLVSLSLAVIVLADQTSHVSIKLGDAPAVSHHSSSHHARTSYHHQPTYHTQSYHPAPAYHPQPSYHPAPAHHPQPSYEHEHEPTVPECAANTTKSWCLNDDHYPTYEIKHAAEYHYKKLLSLYADVAELNTELSVDRPNTLDEETYLCPSETAYIRPLRVQNTEGKWRVVVNNIDVHYQTLTQTTRIEECLTSGDACPLVPDCYESKCLQKSIYHRFLVYDSYDQYFPFAIETFKLPASCACLLGSYTIDH, via the exons ATGGCTTTACGATACTTG GTTTCGCTTTCTTTGGCGGTCATAGTTTTGGCCGACCAGACCTCACACGTCAGCATCAAGCTCGGCGATGCTCCTGCTGTCAGCCATCATAGTTCCTCTCACCACGCACGCACTTCATACCACCATCAACCTACCTACCACACACAGTCCTACCACCCTGCTCCCGCTTATCACCCACAACCTTCCTACCATCCTGCTCCCGCTCATCACCCACAACCTTCCTATGAGCATGAACACGAGCCTACTGTGCCAGAGTGTGCTGCCAACACAACCAAATCATGGTGTCTCAACGACGACCACTATCCTACCTACGAGATCAAACACGCAGCCGAGTATCACTACAAGAAGCTTCTCTCCCTCTATGCTGACGTAGCAGAGCTTAACACCGAGCTGTCTGTGGACCGACCAAACACCCTGGATGAGGAAACTTACTTGTGTCCATCTGAGACCGCTTACATCAGGCCCCTTCGTGTCCAGAACACCGAGGGAAAATGGCGTGTCGTTGTAAACAATATCGATGTCCATTATCAGACTCTCACTCAGACTACACGCATCGAAGAGTGTCTCACTTCCGGCGATGCATGTCCTCTGGTACCTGACTGTTATGAGTCCAAGTGTCTGCAGAAGTCCATCTACCACCGCTTCCTTGTCTACGACTCCTATGATCAGTACTTCCCCTTCGCCATCGAGACATTCAAGCTTCCCGCCAGCTGTGCTTGTCTGTTGGGTTCCTACACCATCGATCATTAG
- the LOC119573429 gene encoding uncharacterized protein LOC119573429, producing the protein MDASFTNMDKSYHNLSLSLAIAVVADQTSHVTISLDGAPALITVPFTTRALYTTISIPTTHSLPTIHNLPTTLLPLITHSLPMTEYHYEKLLPLYADVAELIAELSVDRPNTLDKETYLCPSETAYILPLRAQNSILPSSVPDCYKTKCLRKFIYHRFLVYDLYDQYFLFAAGVLK; encoded by the exons atGGATGCAAGCTTCACCAATATGGACAAATCTTACCATAATTTGTCGCTTTCATTGGCAATTGCAGTTGTGGCCGACCAGACCTCACACGTCACCATCAGTCTCGACGGTGCTCCTGCTCTCATCACAGTTCCTTTCACTACACGCGCACTTTATACCACCATCAGCATACCTACTACACACAGCCTTCCTACCATCCACAACCTTCCTACCACCCTGCTCCCGCTTATCACCCACAGCCTTCCTATGA CCGAGTATCACTACGAGAAGCTCCTCCCCCTCTATGCTGACGTAGCCGAACTCATCGCCGAGTTGTCTGTGGACCGACCAAACACCCTGGATAAGGAAACTTACTTGTGCCCATCAGAGACCGCTTACATCCTGCCCCTTCGTGCCCAGAACAGCATTCTTCCGTCCTCTGTTCCTGACTGCTACAAGACCAAGTGTCTGCGGAAGTTCATCTACCACCGCTTCCTTGTCTACGACCTATATGATCAGTACTTCCTCTTCGCCGCCGGGGTTTTGAAATAG
- the LOC119572934 gene encoding protein spaetzle-like has product MALRYLVSLSLAVVVVADQTSHVSISLGGVPAVSHRSSSHHARTSYHHQPPAYHPQPSYHPAPAYHTQPTYDHEHEPTVPECAANTTKSWCLNDDHYPTYEIKHAAEYHYKKLLSLYADVAELNTELSVDRPNTLDEETYLCPSETAYIRPLRVQNTEGKWRVVVNNIDVHYQTLTQTTRIEECLTSGDACPLVPDCYESKCLQKSIYHRFLVYDSYDQYFPFAIETFKLPASCACLLGSYIIDH; this is encoded by the exons ATGGCTTTACGATACTTG GTTTCGCTTTCTTTGGCGGTCGTAGTTGTGGCCGACCAAACCTCACACGTCAGCATCAGTCTCGGCGGTGTTCCTGCTGTCAGCCATCGCAGTTCCTCTCACCACGCACGCACTTCATACCACCATCAACCTCCCGCTTATCACCCACAACCTTCCTACCACCCTGCTCCCGCTTATCACACACAGCCTACCTATGATCATGAACACGAGCCTACTGTGCCAGAGTGTGCTGCCAACACAACCAAATCATGGTGTCTCAACGACGACCACTATCCTACCTACGAGATCAAACACGCAGCCGAGTATCACTACAAGAAGCTTCTCTCCCTCTATGCTGACGTAGCAGAGCTCAACACCGAGCTGTCTGTGGACCGACCAAACACCCTGGATGAGGAAACTTACTTGTGCCCATCAGAGACCGCTTACATCAGGCCCCTTCGTGTCCAGAACACCGAGGGAAAATGGCGTGTCGTTGTAAACAATATCGATGTCCATTATCAGACTCTCACTCAGACTACACGCATCGAAGAGTGTCTCACTTCCGGCGATGCATGTCCTCTGGTACCTGACTGTTACGAGTCCAAGTGTCTGCAGAAGTCCATCTACCACCGCTTCCTTGTCTACGACTCCTATGATCAGTACTTCCCCTTCGCCATCGAGACATTCAAGCTTCCCGCCAGCTGTGCTTGTCTGTTGGGTTCCTACATCATCGATCATTAG
- the LOC119573430 gene encoding neurotrophin 1-like, with protein MLTKDQEEAFDYSYYTGASNGDSPYDATHWGGPEGYICPSEVVYAMFKRAKNVDGNQTARLETCLFPESAYHALAPCCQSYCTQKLMYHRFLSSDPCDPYKGLFIDIYKMPSACSCHISA; from the exons ATGcttaccaaggaccaggaggaggcCTTCGACTACTCTTACTACACTGGGGCTTCCAATGGGGACTCTCCCTACGATGCCACCCACTGGGGTGGTCCTGAGGGCTATATCTGTCCCTCCGAAGTGGTGTATGCCATGTTCAAACGTGCCAAGAATGTGGACGGCAA CCAGACTGCCCGCCTCGAAACTTGTCTGTTCCCAGAGTCTGCTTACCACGCCCTTGCACCTTGCTGCCAGAGTTACTGCACCCAAAAGTTAATGTACCATCGATTCCTTTCCTCCGACCCATGTGACCCCTACAAGGGCCTCTTCATCGACATCTACAAGATGCCATCTGCCTGCTCCTGCCACATTTCCGCCTAA
- the LOC119573431 gene encoding uncharacterized protein LOC119573431, with the protein MAVTKQNMRVFSPTPVTEHGPTQPSYHPQPSYNPAPAYHTQPSYEHEYEPAVPECAANTTKPGVSTTTVILPTRSNTPAEYLYDKLLSLYADVADLNTGLSNTEGKWRVIVNNIDVHYQTVTQTTRIEECLTFADLCPLVPDCYESKCLQKSIYHRFLVYDPYDQYFPFAIETFKFPASYYTYRRVSYFRHRFLVYDPYDQYFLFAGETFKLFASCACLLGAYTIDH; encoded by the exons ATGGCGGTGACCAAGCAAAACATGCGTGTCTTTTCACCCACACCTGTCACAGAGCACG GCCCCACACAGCCTTCCTACCATCCACAACCTTCCTACAATCCTGCTCCTGCTTATCACACACAGCCTTCCTATGAGCATGAATACGAGCCTGCTGTGCCAGAATGTGCTGCCAACACAACCAAACCAGGTGTCTCCACGACGACCGTTATCCTACCTACGAGATCAAATACGCCAGCCGAGTATCTCTACGATAAGCTTCTCTCCCTGTATGCTGATGTAGCTGACCTCAACACTGGGCTGTCT AACACTGAGGGAAAATGGCGTGTCATTGTAAACAATATCGATGTCCATTATCAGACTGTCACTCAGACTACACGTATCGAAGAGTGTCTCACTTTCGCCGATTTATGTCCTCTTGTTCCTGACTGCTATGAGTCCAAGTGTCTGCAGAAATCCATCTACCACCGCTTCCTTGTCTACGACCCATATGATCAGTACTTCCCCTTCGCCATCGAGACATTCAAGTTTCCCGCCAGCT ACTACACGTATCGAAGAGTGTCTTACTTCCGCCACCGCTTCCTTGTCTACGACCCATATGATCAGTACTTCCTCTTCGCCGGCGAGACATTCAAGctttttgccagctgtgcttgtctCTTGGGTGCCTACACCATCGATCATTAG
- the LOC119572935 gene encoding neurotrophin 1-like: protein MALRYLVSLSLTVVVLADQTSHASISLGGAPAVSHHSSSHHARTSYHHQPTYHTQPSYHPQPSYHPAPAYHTQPAVPECAANTTKSWCLQDDHYPTYEIKHAAEYHYEKLLSLYADVADLNTELSVDRPNTLVEETYLCPSETAYVRPLRAQNTEGKWRVVVNNIDVHYQTLTQTTRIEECLTSGDACPLVPDCYESKCLQKSIYHRFLVYDSYDQYFPFAIETFKLPASCACFLGAYTIDH from the exons ATGGCTTTACGATACTTG GTTTCGTTGTCCTTGACGGTCGTAGTTCTGGCCGACCAGACCTCACACGCCAGCATCAGTCTCGGCGGTGCTCCTGCTGTCAGCCATCACAGTTCCTCTCACCACGCACGCACTTCATACCACCATCAACCTACGTACCATACACAACCCTCTTACCATCCACAACCTTCCTACCACCCTGCTCCCGCTTATCACACACAGCCTGCTGTGCCAGAATGTGCTGCCAACACAACCAAATCTTGGTGTCTCCAAGACGACCATTATCCCACCTACGAGATCAAACACGCAGCCGAGTATCACTATGAGAAGCTTCTCTCCCTGTATGCTGACGTAGCTGACCTCAACACTGAGCTATCTGTGGACCGACCAAACACCCTGGTTGAGGAAACTTACTTGTGTCCATCAGAGACCGCTTACGTCAGGCCCCTTCGTGCCCAGAACACTGAGGGAAAATGGCGTGTCGTTGTAAACAATATCGATGTCCATTATCAGACTCTCACTCAGACTACACGTATCGAAGAGTGTCTCACTTCCGGCGATGCATGTCCTCTGGTGCCTGACTGCTACGAGTCCAAGTGTCTGCAGAAGTCCATCTACCACCGCTTCCTTGTCTACGACTCCTATGATCAGTATTTCCCCTTCGCCATCGAGACATTCAAGCTTCCCGCCAGCTGTGCTTGTTTCTTGGGAGCCTACACCATCGATCATTAG
- the LOC119572936 gene encoding protein spaetzle 3-like, whose amino-acid sequence MALTLSIVLACAGLVLGSVHPPAYGHHPQPAYGHHAPAYGHHAPAYAHQHGYCDPTVAPACAANSTLSYCLEDTEYPEYEIKAAITADHLFAKKYADVADQSADDLVDMVTKDQEEAFDYSYYTGASTGDSPYDATHWGGPEGYICPSEVVYAMPKRAQNVDGKWRVIVNDVHYYSQTARLETCLFPESACRALAPCYQSHCTQKSVYHRLLSYDPCDPYKGLFIDIYKMPSACSCHLPA is encoded by the exons ATGGCTCTTACATTG TCAATCGTTCTGGCATGTGCCGGACTTGTTCTGGGCTCCGTCCATCCTCCAGCATATGGCCATCACCCACAGCCCGCTTATGGTCATCATGCACCTGCATACGGTCATCATGCACCTGCTTACGCTCACCAGCACGGTTATTGCGACCCCACTGTTGCCCCAGCATGCGCTGCCAATTCCACTCTCTCCTACTGCTTGGAAGATACTGAGTATCCCGAGTACGAGATCAAGGCTGCCATCACTGCCGATCACCTGTTCGCCAAGAAGTACGCTGACGTCGCCGACCAGTCTGCTGATGACCTGGTAGACATGgttaccaaggaccaggaggaggcCTTCGACTACTCTTACTACACTGGAGCTTCCACTGGGGACTCTCCCTACGATGCCACCCACTGGGGTGGTCCTGAGGGTTACATCTGTCCCTCCGAAGTGGTGTATGCCATGCCCAAACGTGCCCAGAACGTGGACGGCAAGTGGCGTGTCATTGTCAACGATGTTCACTATTACAGCCAGACTGCCCGCCTCGAGACTTGTCTGTTCCCAGAGTCTGCTTGCCGCGCCCTTGCTCCTTGCTACCAGAGCCACTGCACCCAGAAGTCAGTGTACCACCGACTCCTTTCCTACGATCCATGTGACCCCTACAAAGGCCTCTTCATTGACATCTATAAGATGCCATCTGCCTGCTCCTGCCACCTTCCCGcctaa